The following proteins are encoded in a genomic region of Trichoplusia ni isolate ovarian cell line Hi5 chromosome 18, tn1, whole genome shotgun sequence:
- the LOC113502761 gene encoding uncharacterized protein LOC113502761 isoform X2, producing MTVKKTARTGGFAAMVARQKMHNASQQLDILTISKPTSLLAYNIVVGFNEKDQLQLLTKEDITDDEKKQIKDYTELKPTKCENISIDDITNCVNIENYPNCENTLVFYVTKNINKEAIALKFENEQDFKRIYFTYKYFKMRNRLTKNTNNYASSENLFSKKKTYDIFKSRKNSMDDYSLFDKGRHEYDLMQTIDNDGVTHLSVQQKNLNNRFDQPMSLINIRNDLNDVGEIDSIIYTDIEIPSKPDRKRLFHRKPKAPQPPLLKDNPKVLKGEFVRVNVDRVPDVIPKDNKSNKVPDILMFRDNKTKKNATSNVWPASNKVTGYESDREEWKSSRSQFSTTAFDSLARPTKMAMALTLRKPQRLEPVPQYYRMPNEQKPKLTPMPFRPNNFLQRPPRLPRPNTEMKRNLLNTDHRKFTSLQSLEIPMKLSEPKKQVIDPKKNYSNISHRITGLTNKLRDLGNPSNTIGRFKAQSHGDVANLKPVLKMNGHDGAKRSVVRTCSAEPPKKVTFSAFATVQVV from the exons ATGACAGTAAAGAAAACCGCCCGGACAGGCGGCTTCGCGGCTATGGTCGCTCGTCAGAAGATGCACAACGCCAGCCAACAGCTCGACATCCTGACCATCAGCAAGCCAACCTCCCTGCTAGCCTACAACATCGTCGTCGGCTTCAACGAGAAGGACCAACTGCAACTCCTCACGAAAGAAGATATCACAGACGATGAAAAGAAACAGATCAAAGACTACACAGAACTAAAACCGACAAAATGCGAAAATATATCAATAGATGATATCACAAACTGCGTTAACATCGAGAACTATCCCAATTGCGAGAACACTCTAGTCTTTTACGTAACCAAAAACATAAACAAGGAAGCCATAGCGCTCAAATTCGAGAACGAACAAGACTTCAAGAGGATATACTTCACGTACAAATACTTCAAGATGCGGAACCGACTGACGAAGAATACAAATAACTACGCGAGCAGTGAAAACTTGTTTTCTAAGAAGAAAACTTATGATATTTTCAAAAGCAGGAAGAACAGTATGGACGACTACAGCCTGTTTGATAAAGGCCGTCATGAGTACGATCTGATGCAGACGATTGACAACGATGGGGTCACTCACTTGTCTGTTCAACAGAAGAATTTGAACAATCGATTCGATCAGCCAATGAGTCTGATTAACATAAGGAACGACTTGAATGACGTTGGTGAGATAGACAGCATAATATACACTGATATCGAGATCCCATCAAAACCAGATAGGAAGCGACTGTTTCATAGAAAACCCAAAGCTCCACAGCCGCCGCTTTTAAAGGATAACCCGAAAGTGTTGAAAGGAGAATTCGTGAGAGTGAATGTTGATAGAGTACCGGATGTGATACCGAAAGATAATAAGTCTAACAAAGTACCGGATATTCTAATGTTCAGAGAtaacaaaacgaaaaagaaCGCGACAAGCAACGTGTGGCCAGCGAGTAATAAAG TTACCGGCTACGAGTCTGACCGCGAGGAATGGAAGTCAAGCCGATCTCAGTTCTCCACGACAGCGTTCGACAGTCTCGCCCGACCGACAAAGATGGCGATGGCGCTCACACTACGGAAACCCCAAAGACTGGAGCCAGTACCACAGTATTACCGAATGCCGAACGAGCAGAAACCGAAACTCACCCCAATGCCGTTCAGGCCGAACAACTTCCTACAAAGACCCCCGCGACTGCCGAGACCAAACACAGAAATGAAGAGGAACCTCCTAAACACAGACCATAGGAAATTCACATCCCTACAGAGTCTAGAAATCCCTATGAAGCTAAGCGAACCGAAGAAACAGGTCATCGATCCTaaaaagaattattcaaatatctCGCACAGAATCACCGGTCTAACAAATAAGTTACGAGATCTAGGTAACCCCAGTAATACTATAGGTAGGTTTAAGGCCCAGTCGCACGGCGATGTTGCGAATCTAAAGCCAGTATTGAAGATGAACGGTCATGATGGAGCAAAGAGGTCGGTAGTGAGGACCTGCAGCGCGGAACCACCAAAGAAAGTCACTTTTAGCGCGTTCGCTACCGTCCAAGTTGTGTAA
- the LOC113502761 gene encoding uncharacterized protein LOC113502761 isoform X1, protein MLRIKMTVKKTARTGGFAAMVARQKMHNASQQLDILTISKPTSLLAYNIVVGFNEKDQLQLLTKEDITDDEKKQIKDYTELKPTKCENISIDDITNCVNIENYPNCENTLVFYVTKNINKEAIALKFENEQDFKRIYFTYKYFKMRNRLTKNTNNYASSENLFSKKKTYDIFKSRKNSMDDYSLFDKGRHEYDLMQTIDNDGVTHLSVQQKNLNNRFDQPMSLINIRNDLNDVGEIDSIIYTDIEIPSKPDRKRLFHRKPKAPQPPLLKDNPKVLKGEFVRVNVDRVPDVIPKDNKSNKVPDILMFRDNKTKKNATSNVWPASNKVTGYESDREEWKSSRSQFSTTAFDSLARPTKMAMALTLRKPQRLEPVPQYYRMPNEQKPKLTPMPFRPNNFLQRPPRLPRPNTEMKRNLLNTDHRKFTSLQSLEIPMKLSEPKKQVIDPKKNYSNISHRITGLTNKLRDLGNPSNTIGRFKAQSHGDVANLKPVLKMNGHDGAKRSVVRTCSAEPPKKVTFSAFATVQVV, encoded by the exons AATCAAGATGACAGTAAAGAAAACCGCCCGGACAGGCGGCTTCGCGGCTATGGTCGCTCGTCAGAAGATGCACAACGCCAGCCAACAGCTCGACATCCTGACCATCAGCAAGCCAACCTCCCTGCTAGCCTACAACATCGTCGTCGGCTTCAACGAGAAGGACCAACTGCAACTCCTCACGAAAGAAGATATCACAGACGATGAAAAGAAACAGATCAAAGACTACACAGAACTAAAACCGACAAAATGCGAAAATATATCAATAGATGATATCACAAACTGCGTTAACATCGAGAACTATCCCAATTGCGAGAACACTCTAGTCTTTTACGTAACCAAAAACATAAACAAGGAAGCCATAGCGCTCAAATTCGAGAACGAACAAGACTTCAAGAGGATATACTTCACGTACAAATACTTCAAGATGCGGAACCGACTGACGAAGAATACAAATAACTACGCGAGCAGTGAAAACTTGTTTTCTAAGAAGAAAACTTATGATATTTTCAAAAGCAGGAAGAACAGTATGGACGACTACAGCCTGTTTGATAAAGGCCGTCATGAGTACGATCTGATGCAGACGATTGACAACGATGGGGTCACTCACTTGTCTGTTCAACAGAAGAATTTGAACAATCGATTCGATCAGCCAATGAGTCTGATTAACATAAGGAACGACTTGAATGACGTTGGTGAGATAGACAGCATAATATACACTGATATCGAGATCCCATCAAAACCAGATAGGAAGCGACTGTTTCATAGAAAACCCAAAGCTCCACAGCCGCCGCTTTTAAAGGATAACCCGAAAGTGTTGAAAGGAGAATTCGTGAGAGTGAATGTTGATAGAGTACCGGATGTGATACCGAAAGATAATAAGTCTAACAAAGTACCGGATATTCTAATGTTCAGAGAtaacaaaacgaaaaagaaCGCGACAAGCAACGTGTGGCCAGCGAGTAATAAAG TTACCGGCTACGAGTCTGACCGCGAGGAATGGAAGTCAAGCCGATCTCAGTTCTCCACGACAGCGTTCGACAGTCTCGCCCGACCGACAAAGATGGCGATGGCGCTCACACTACGGAAACCCCAAAGACTGGAGCCAGTACCACAGTATTACCGAATGCCGAACGAGCAGAAACCGAAACTCACCCCAATGCCGTTCAGGCCGAACAACTTCCTACAAAGACCCCCGCGACTGCCGAGACCAAACACAGAAATGAAGAGGAACCTCCTAAACACAGACCATAGGAAATTCACATCCCTACAGAGTCTAGAAATCCCTATGAAGCTAAGCGAACCGAAGAAACAGGTCATCGATCCTaaaaagaattattcaaatatctCGCACAGAATCACCGGTCTAACAAATAAGTTACGAGATCTAGGTAACCCCAGTAATACTATAGGTAGGTTTAAGGCCCAGTCGCACGGCGATGTTGCGAATCTAAAGCCAGTATTGAAGATGAACGGTCATGATGGAGCAAAGAGGTCGGTAGTGAGGACCTGCAGCGCGGAACCACCAAAGAAAGTCACTTTTAGCGCGTTCGCTACCGTCCAAGTTGTGTAA